A region from the Vicia villosa cultivar HV-30 ecotype Madison, WI linkage group LG3, Vvil1.0, whole genome shotgun sequence genome encodes:
- the LOC131654784 gene encoding lachrymatory-factor synthase-like, whose translation MGHQSKPQPLWEGKLTVQLTTISPEQAWPALEDFCNLHKWIPINTCYHVEGVQGQPGLVRYCSSTVKTVIEDAAAVSVSESVSESETTVKWAKEKLLMMDPVQRCLSYEVVENNMGLESYVATLKVVSVEGDGETVGCLIEWGFVCDPVEGWSLEDFESYLEYCLRFMAKKIEVECSGTADVRT comes from the coding sequence ATGGGACACCAATCCAAACCTCAACCTCTTTGGGAAGGCAAACTCACCGTCCAGCTAACAACCATCTCTCCCGAACAAGCATGGCCAGCTTTAGAGGATTTCTGCAACCTCCACAAGTGGATCCCAATAAATACATGTTACCACGTTGAAGGTGTTCAAGGACAACCCGGTTTAGTTCGATACTGTTCTTCAACCGTAAAAACGGTTATTGAAGATGCTGCTGCTGTGTCCGTGTCTGAGTCTGTGTCGGAGTCTGAGACGACAGTTAAGTGGGCGAAAGAGAAGCTGTTGATGATGGATCCTGTACAACGTTGTTTGTCGTATGAAGTTGTTGAGAACAACATGGGACTTGAGTCTTATGTGGCGACACTGAAAGTGGTTTCGGTGGAGGGTGACGGTGAAACGGTTGGGTGTTTGATTGAGTGGGGGTTTGTTTGTGATCCGGTGGAAGGTTGGAGTTTGGAAGATTTTGAGTCTTATCTTGAGTACTGTCTTCGGTTTATGGCTAAGAAGATTGAGGTTGAATGCTCTGGAACTGCTGATGTTAGAACTTag